One Campylobacter concisus DNA segment encodes these proteins:
- a CDS encoding PFL family protein — protein MDIKNVTETISMIEEQNFDIRTITMGISLLDCIDPDIGKACDKIYAKITTKAKDLVRVGNEISAELGIPIVNKRVSVTPISIIGAATDAKDYVMIAKTLDRAAIEVGIDFIGGFSALVQKGYQKGDEILINSIPQALAQTAKVCSSVNVGSTKSGINMSAVRDMGRIIKETAAASEMGCAKLVVFANAVEDNPFMAGAFHGVGEADVVINVGVSGPGVVKRALEKVRGESFDVVAETVKKTAFKITRIGQLVGQMASERLGVKFGIVDLSLAPTPAVGDSVARVLEEMGLEAVGTHGTTAALALLNDAVKKGGVMACNQVGGLSGAFIPVSEDEGMIAAVRAGSLNLEKLEAMTAICSVGLDMIAIPADTPSQSIAAMIADEAAIGVINQKTTAVRIIPLGREGDMIEFGGLLGRAPVMKINKASSADFIARGGQIPAPIHSFKN, from the coding sequence ATGGATATCAAAAACGTAACTGAAACTATCTCGATGATCGAGGAGCAAAATTTTGACATCAGAACGATCACGATGGGCATTAGTTTGCTTGACTGCATCGACCCTGACATAGGCAAAGCCTGCGACAAAATTTACGCAAAAATCACCACTAAAGCCAAAGACCTAGTTCGTGTGGGCAACGAAATTTCCGCTGAGCTAGGCATACCAATCGTCAATAAAAGAGTGAGCGTGACGCCTATCTCAATAATCGGCGCCGCAACGGATGCAAAAGACTATGTGATGATCGCAAAGACGCTTGATAGGGCGGCTATTGAAGTTGGTATTGATTTTATAGGTGGTTTTTCGGCTCTAGTGCAAAAGGGCTATCAAAAGGGCGATGAAATTTTGATAAATTCTATCCCCCAAGCACTAGCACAAACTGCAAAAGTGTGCTCAAGTGTCAATGTCGGCTCAACAAAAAGTGGCATAAACATGAGCGCAGTGCGTGACATGGGACGCATCATAAAAGAGACCGCAGCAGCTTCAGAGATGGGCTGTGCGAAGCTTGTAGTTTTTGCAAATGCAGTCGAGGACAATCCTTTTATGGCTGGTGCATTTCACGGCGTGGGCGAGGCTGACGTGGTGATAAATGTCGGCGTTTCAGGCCCAGGCGTCGTAAAAAGAGCGCTTGAAAAGGTGCGTGGCGAGAGCTTTGACGTGGTGGCTGAGACTGTGAAAAAGACGGCATTTAAGATCACTCGTATCGGTCAGCTCGTTGGTCAAATGGCGAGCGAGCGCCTTGGGGTTAAATTTGGTATCGTCGATCTCTCTCTTGCTCCAACGCCTGCTGTGGGCGACTCGGTGGCCCGCGTGCTTGAGGAGATGGGACTTGAGGCTGTTGGTACGCACGGCACGACTGCGGCACTTGCCCTGCTAAATGACGCGGTCAAAAAAGGTGGCGTCATGGCGTGCAATCAAGTGGGCGGCTTAAGCGGTGCTTTTATCCCAGTCTCAGAAGATGAGGGTATGATAGCTGCGGTGCGCGCGGGATCGCTAAATTTAGAAAAGCTTGAAGCGATGACGGCGATATGCTCGGTAGGGCTTGATATGATCGCCATACCTGCGGATACACCAAGCCAGAGTATAGCTGCGATGATCGCTGATGAGGCGGCTATCGGCGTGATAAATCAAAAAACAACGGCCGTTCGTATCATACCTCTTGGACGTGAGGGCGATATGATCGAGTTTGGCGGCCTTTTAGGAAGGGCACCTGTGATGAAGATAAACAAAGCCTCAAGTGCTGACTTCATCGCTCGTGGCGGACAAATTCCAGCACCTATCCATAGTTTTAAAAACTAA
- a CDS encoding YagU family protein, translated as MSNLATKPKFALAALIGFVAGVVSAFVKWGAEVPLPPRSPMDMFNAACEPESAIRAADAIDCSRNFLNPPYVFLRDYVGIADPNAAIYEFAGHAFNYVMLTHIIFSIVFAVGYCVVAEKFPKITMWQGVMAGILATIAVHGISLPLLGLTPPLWTLPWYEYVSEFVGHMVWFWSIEIIRHDLRVRITKEKDPSDCCNA; from the coding sequence ATGTCAAATTTAGCTACCAAACCAAAATTTGCCTTAGCTGCGCTGATCGGTTTCGTCGCTGGCGTAGTTTCAGCTTTTGTCAAATGGGGTGCAGAAGTGCCACTTCCACCAAGAAGCCCTATGGATATGTTTAACGCAGCTTGTGAGCCAGAAAGTGCCATCAGAGCGGCTGATGCGATCGACTGCTCGAGAAATTTTCTAAACCCACCTTATGTGTTTTTGAGAGATTATGTCGGTATCGCCGATCCAAACGCCGCTATATACGAGTTTGCAGGGCATGCATTTAACTACGTGATGCTAACGCACATCATATTTTCAATAGTCTTTGCCGTTGGCTACTGCGTCGTGGCTGAGAAATTTCCAAAGATCACGATGTGGCAAGGCGTGATGGCTGGTATCTTAGCAACTATCGCAGTTCACGGCATCTCACTGCCGCTTCTTGGCCTCACTCCGCCACTTTGGACACTTCCTTGGTATGAGTATGTCTCTGAGTTTGTGGGCCACATGGTCTGGTTTTGGTCGATAGAGATCATCCGCCACGACCTAAGAGTTAGGATCACAAAAGAAAAAGATCCGAGCGACTGCTGCAACGCATAG
- a CDS encoding gamma-glutamyl phosphate reductase, producing the protein MKFIAILFCTFTMLLAVNYTKKIEIGLCKLINEREMAKFYGDTRNYDALSKKIDGYKFRFGLKDFDEDSCRMSGYYPIDPNYAPYPPNYRPYYQNEYERFDRFQRGYRGGYYNDDDYDDGFERGYRRGYNDARREYRRPYR; encoded by the coding sequence ATGAAATTTATAGCCATTTTGTTTTGTACATTTACGATGTTGCTAGCTGTAAACTATACTAAAAAGATAGAGATCGGGCTTTGCAAACTTATAAACGAAAGAGAAATGGCTAAATTTTATGGCGACACGAGAAACTACGACGCCCTTAGTAAAAAGATAGACGGATATAAATTTCGTTTTGGATTGAAAGATTTTGATGAGGATAGCTGCCGCATGAGTGGCTACTATCCTATTGATCCAAACTATGCGCCATATCCGCCTAACTACCGCCCATACTATCAAAATGAGTACGAAAGATTTGATAGATTTCAGCGTGGTTACCGTGGAGGCTACTATAACGATGACGACTACGACGATGGTTTTGAGCGTGGATATAGACGTGGCTACAATGACGCTAGAAGAGAGTATAGAAGACCTTATAGATAG
- the thiC gene encoding phosphomethylpyrimidine synthase ThiC — protein sequence MTKTQMYYARRGELTKQMSYVAKIEGVSENLLVDEVANGRIIIPANVNHINLKPMGIGRKLKTKINANIGNSSLSSDICAELRKLEICLEFGADTVMDLSTDGDLDAIRSAIIEHSSVPVGTVPMYEILKEAKEVTNITNELILSVLEKQARQGVSYFTIHAGFLREFLPLVKKRKMGIVSRGGSLSASYMSKLNRQNPFYEIFDQILEICAKYDVSLSLGDGLRPGCLYDATDEAQLSELKVLGELTLRAWQKDVQVMIEGPGHVPLSQIEYNMKIEQELCHDAPFYVLGPLVSDIGAGYDHITSAIGGTMAAYHGASMLCYVTQKEHLGLPNENDVREGIVAHKIAAHAADVALGKAGAIEKDHAMSDARYAFDWNKQFELSFDPKKARELHDESLPEDAFKSAHFCSMCGPKFCAYKISKDLEKGEKC from the coding sequence ATGACAAAGACGCAGATGTACTATGCTAGGCGAGGCGAGCTCACAAAGCAGATGAGCTACGTGGCAAAGATCGAGGGAGTGAGCGAAAATTTGCTTGTGGATGAGGTGGCAAATGGCAGGATCATCATCCCAGCAAATGTAAATCACATAAATTTAAAGCCAATGGGTATAGGCAGAAAGCTAAAGACAAAAATCAATGCAAATATCGGCAACTCAAGCTTAAGTAGCGACATTTGCGCTGAGCTTAGAAAGCTTGAAATTTGCCTAGAATTTGGCGCTGATACGGTTATGGATCTAAGCACTGACGGCGATTTAGATGCCATTAGAAGCGCTATCATAGAGCACTCAAGCGTGCCAGTTGGCACAGTGCCTATGTATGAAATTTTAAAAGAGGCAAAAGAGGTTACAAATATCACAAATGAGCTAATTTTAAGCGTGCTAGAGAAGCAAGCAAGGCAAGGGGTTAGTTACTTTACGATACACGCTGGCTTTTTGCGTGAGTTTTTGCCACTTGTTAAAAAGCGTAAAATGGGCATAGTTAGCCGTGGCGGCAGCCTGAGCGCGAGCTACATGTCAAAGCTAAATAGGCAAAATCCATTTTATGAGATTTTTGATCAAATTTTAGAAATTTGCGCAAAATATGACGTCTCGCTCTCGCTTGGCGACGGACTTCGCCCAGGCTGCCTTTATGACGCGACAGACGAGGCGCAGCTTAGCGAGCTAAAGGTGCTTGGAGAGCTAACACTTCGTGCGTGGCAAAAAGATGTGCAAGTGATGATAGAGGGCCCTGGTCATGTGCCATTAAGTCAAATTGAGTATAATATGAAAATCGAACAAGAGCTCTGCCATGACGCCCCATTTTACGTGCTTGGACCGCTTGTTAGCGATATCGGCGCAGGGTATGATCATATCACTTCAGCGATAGGTGGTACGATGGCAGCATATCACGGCGCTAGCATGCTTTGCTACGTAACGCAAAAAGAGCACCTTGGCTTGCCAAATGAAAATGACGTAAGAGAGGGCATCGTAGCTCACAAGATAGCAGCTCATGCCGCAGATGTCGCACTTGGCAAAGCTGGAGCCATCGAAAAAGATCATGCGATGAGTGATGCTAGGTATGCATTTGACTGGAACAAGCAGTTTGAGCTTAGCTTTGATCCAAAAAAGGCTAGAGAGCTTCACGATGAGAGCTTGCCAGAAGATGCGTTTAAGAGCGCTCATTTTTGTTCGATGTGCGGACCAAAATTTTGTGCATATAAAATTTCAAAAGATCTAGAAAAAGGAGAAAAATGTTAA
- a CDS encoding cytochrome-c oxidase translates to MKILSLLTALLFGAVCGFANDGKVRTIDTYVTPYYSANAGKVEYVKVYDKIDELLKSGKVEDFKKAEKIVQDAPQMVSPITLFVLSARAYDLGLRDDAVFWFYVAKNRAILLRGVIDMEGEKFTDVVAAIGAFMKLVGDVVNPYAFCDIKKQQEIADKALEWTKKNAYEAMFSPEFSSPHEDRKAALAKGIEKLEARNKKEKDYFLDKDNLANFKAMRKQNGTDEKFCF, encoded by the coding sequence ATGAAAATTTTATCACTGCTTACAGCTCTACTTTTTGGGGCGGTATGTGGCTTTGCAAACGACGGCAAAGTAAGAACTATCGACACCTACGTCACGCCTTACTACTCAGCAAATGCTGGCAAGGTGGAATATGTCAAGGTCTATGACAAGATAGATGAGCTTTTAAAAAGTGGCAAAGTAGAGGACTTTAAAAAGGCAGAAAAGATCGTGCAGGACGCTCCACAGATGGTCTCTCCGATAACTCTTTTTGTCCTCTCAGCTCGCGCTTATGATCTTGGACTTCGCGATGATGCGGTATTTTGGTTTTACGTGGCAAAAAATCGCGCGATCTTGCTAAGAGGTGTTATAGACATGGAGGGCGAGAAATTTACTGACGTGGTGGCTGCGATAGGGGCGTTTATGAAGCTTGTTGGCGACGTGGTCAATCCTTACGCATTTTGCGATATCAAAAAACAACAAGAGATCGCTGATAAAGCACTTGAATGGACCAAGAAAAATGCCTATGAAGCGATGTTTTCGCCAGAATTTAGCTCGCCTCACGAAGATAGAAAAGCAGCCCTTGCAAAAGGCATAGAAAAGCTTGAAGCCCGCAATAAAAAAGAGAAAGATTACTTTTTAGACAAAGACAATCTTGCTAACTTTAAAGCTATGCGCAAGCAAAATGGCACTGATGAGAAATTCTGCTTTTAA
- a CDS encoding CsgG/HfaB family protein — protein MKKRFLASKVFSSVAALCLFAGCASSNSGVTGAAAGDTAKNANTKIERCSQTLGTLSFYEDQSSSWYSYLTRDYQLGSTVPVLRILAQQTGCFVIVERGRSMDNMMQERALEASGELRKGSKFHKGQVVAADYTMQPEITFSKEDTGGISGLVGAVFGNVAGKVSGGFSKSETQTSLLLIDNRSGVQIAGAVGSDSNFDFFGMGSNSFSRVSAGLGGYTKTPEGRMIVNAFMDAMNQLIVALKDYKVQNVKGGLGKGGNIKIGD, from the coding sequence ATGAAAAAGAGATTTTTAGCATCTAAGGTCTTTAGCAGCGTTGCCGCTCTTTGTTTATTTGCTGGATGCGCTAGCAGCAATAGCGGTGTAACTGGTGCCGCAGCAGGAGATACAGCCAAAAATGCCAACACGAAAATCGAGCGTTGCAGCCAAACGCTAGGAACATTGTCTTTTTACGAGGATCAAAGTAGTTCATGGTACTCATATCTAACTAGAGATTATCAGCTTGGCTCAACAGTGCCGGTGCTAAGGATCTTAGCTCAGCAAACTGGCTGCTTCGTCATCGTAGAGCGTGGCAGAAGTATGGATAATATGATGCAAGAGCGCGCGCTTGAAGCTAGTGGCGAGCTAAGAAAAGGCTCTAAATTTCACAAAGGTCAAGTCGTAGCGGCTGATTATACCATGCAGCCAGAGATCACATTTAGCAAAGAGGACACTGGCGGTATCAGCGGACTTGTAGGCGCTGTCTTTGGCAACGTTGCTGGCAAGGTAAGCGGAGGCTTTTCAAAGAGCGAAACACAAACATCTTTGCTTCTCATAGACAACCGCTCAGGCGTACAGATCGCTGGTGCAGTCGGCAGTGATAGCAACTTTGACTTCTTTGGCATGGGGTCAAATTCATTTTCGCGTGTGAGCGCTGGACTTGGTGGCTACACAAAGACACCAGAGGGCAGAATGATCGTAAATGCTTTTATGGACGCTATGAACCAACTTATAGTCGCGCTAAAAGACTATAAAGTCCAAAATGTAAAAGGCGGTCTTGGCAAAGGCGGAAATATAAAAATAGGAGACTAA
- the glmS gene encoding glutamine--fructose-6-phosphate transaminase (isomerizing), translating to MCGIVGYIGDKEKKEVILSGLKELEYRGYDSAGMAVMSDGKIDFFKAVGKLENLALKTKDFTSEGFGVAIGHTRWATHGKPTEINAHPHLGEHSFVVHNGIIENYKELKDELEAKGVKFMSQTDTEVIVHLFEEILKEKKDPFKAYEATIAKLRGAYATLLITKTAPDKIFFAKDAAPMAIGKSDKKEVYFASSDAPLIGNATEVAYLDDNNYGYVSLDEIAVFKHGKKASITFNALPKDKSYAQKEGYTFFMEKEIYEQGAVVSETIMGRVKNHKVTLENLDDEYLKGIDDVVLCACGTSYHAALTASYLFERLAKVRTKVEVASEFRYRKPYLNKNSLFIVISQSGETADTLEALRIAKEAGLKTLAICNVDNSSIVRLADNTLLTRAGIEKGVASTKAFATQIIVLWMLVLQMASAKGSISKKELDHEIKTLLHIPQILNIDNTLQEKLHRLSKHYLHGHGFFFIGRDIFYPLALEGALKLKEISYLHAEGYPSGEMKHGPIALADEKLFTIALMPQNLLYEKAKSNVEELAARDAYILAISPLEFELSDDYVKTSVQDHYMSEFFEMMLVLQLLALEISVRLGNNVDMPRNLAKSVTVE from the coding sequence ATGTGTGGAATCGTAGGATACATCGGAGATAAAGAGAAAAAAGAGGTCATTTTAAGCGGTCTAAAAGAGCTTGAGTATCGCGGATACGACAGCGCTGGCATGGCTGTGATGAGTGATGGCAAGATCGACTTCTTTAAAGCGGTCGGCAAACTTGAAAATTTAGCCCTAAAGACAAAGGACTTTACATCAGAGGGCTTTGGCGTGGCGATAGGTCACACACGCTGGGCAACTCACGGCAAACCAACTGAGATCAATGCTCACCCGCACCTTGGCGAGCACTCATTTGTCGTTCATAACGGCATCATCGAAAACTACAAAGAGCTTAAAGATGAGCTTGAGGCAAAGGGCGTGAAATTTATGAGCCAAACCGACACCGAAGTGATCGTGCATCTTTTTGAAGAAATTTTAAAAGAGAAAAAAGACCCATTTAAAGCTTATGAGGCGACTATCGCAAAGCTAAGAGGCGCTTATGCGACGCTACTTATCACTAAAACTGCACCTGATAAGATATTTTTCGCAAAAGATGCCGCCCCTATGGCAATAGGCAAAAGTGACAAAAAAGAGGTATATTTTGCCTCATCAGATGCGCCGCTTATTGGCAACGCAACCGAAGTGGCATATCTTGATGACAATAACTACGGCTATGTGAGCTTAGACGAGATAGCTGTTTTTAAACACGGCAAAAAAGCTAGCATAACCTTTAACGCACTGCCAAAAGATAAGAGCTATGCCCAAAAAGAGGGTTATACATTTTTTATGGAGAAAGAAATTTACGAGCAAGGTGCAGTCGTATCTGAAACCATCATGGGCAGAGTTAAAAACCACAAAGTCACCCTTGAAAATTTAGACGACGAATACCTAAAAGGCATCGATGATGTCGTACTTTGTGCGTGCGGTACGAGCTATCATGCAGCACTAACTGCAAGCTATCTTTTTGAAAGACTTGCTAAAGTTAGAACAAAGGTCGAAGTGGCGAGCGAATTTAGATATAGAAAGCCTTATCTAAACAAAAACTCGCTTTTTATCGTCATCTCACAAAGTGGCGAGACAGCTGATACTCTTGAGGCACTTAGGATAGCAAAAGAGGCTGGGCTAAAGACACTTGCGATTTGCAACGTCGATAACTCTTCTATCGTTAGGCTAGCTGATAACACGCTTCTAACTCGCGCTGGCATCGAAAAAGGTGTGGCAAGTACAAAGGCATTTGCAACGCAGATCATCGTGCTTTGGATGCTTGTACTTCAAATGGCATCTGCAAAGGGATCTATCAGCAAAAAAGAGCTTGATCATGAGATCAAAACGCTTCTTCATATACCACAAATTTTAAATATAGATAACACTTTGCAAGAGAAGCTTCACCGCCTAAGCAAGCACTATTTGCACGGTCATGGCTTCTTCTTCATCGGTAGAGACATCTTCTATCCGCTTGCGCTTGAAGGTGCGTTAAAACTTAAAGAGATTTCATATCTTCACGCCGAAGGCTATCCATCAGGCGAGATGAAGCACGGTCCTATCGCACTTGCAGATGAGAAGCTATTTACGATCGCTTTAATGCCTCAAAATTTACTTTATGAAAAGGCAAAGAGCAATGTCGAAGAGCTTGCTGCAAGAGATGCATATATCCTAGCGATAAGTCCGCTTGAGTTTGAACTAAGTGATGACTACGTAAAAACAAGCGTTCAAGATCACTATATGAGCGAATTTTTCGAGATGATGCTTGTGCTTCAGCTACTTGCACTTGAAATTTCTGTTAGACTTGGCAACAATGTCGATATGCCAAGAAACCTCGCAAAAAGCGTAACTGTCGAATAA
- a CDS encoding ACT domain-containing protein: protein MKAIVTVVGKDRVGIVAGVSAKLSELGLNIDDISQTILSDFFTMMAVVSSDENKDFTALRAELDKLGESLKVKINIQSSAIFDAMHKI from the coding sequence ATGAAAGCGATCGTAACCGTAGTCGGAAAAGATAGAGTTGGCATCGTTGCTGGCGTCTCAGCAAAGCTTAGCGAGCTAGGGCTAAACATAGATGATATAAGCCAGACTATTTTAAGCGACTTTTTCACGATGATGGCGGTGGTTTCAAGCGATGAAAATAAGGACTTTACAGCCTTAAGAGCGGAGCTTGATAAGCTTGGAGAGAGCCTAAAAGTAAAGATAAATATCCAAAGCTCAGCCATTTTTGATGCGATGCACAAAATTTAA
- a CDS encoding 2,3,4,5-tetrahydropyridine-2,6-carboxylate N-succinyltransferase — protein sequence MSKEFKDANEFKEFFEEFRKKDGYKDPVAFGIARVDRGQKNSDKILQASYAVVNYKESFLSAAAFIYALQKCDVEVDFSASEFVTDLTPKVAKKASKLFSVFEKDIKSHKNVENLHAVKMAFDDDLELNENKFKLVFLFDDAKPLSVEAVYLKLYLISLGKVAPRTIVLDGAFGVLPNVAWTSQNIPIELEWLRENEISLKMFGEYPAIVSVDKFPRFLSHIIPADNTRILDAAKVRMGAAVHPGTVVMPGAAYINFNAGTTGGVMVEGRVSSSVVVGEGSDVGGGASILGVLSGTNGNPVSIGKHCLLGANSVTGVPLGDNCIVDAGIAVLEGTKVYISASEREKLAKLNPSFKFEAEIYKALELGGLNGLHFRQNSQTGQITASASKRAIKLNEALH from the coding sequence ATGTCTAAAGAGTTTAAAGACGCAAACGAATTTAAGGAATTTTTTGAAGAATTTAGAAAAAAAGATGGTTACAAAGATCCAGTTGCTTTTGGCATCGCAAGAGTCGATCGCGGACAAAAAAATAGCGACAAAATTTTGCAAGCAAGTTACGCCGTTGTAAATTACAAAGAGAGCTTTTTAAGCGCAGCTGCTTTTATCTACGCTTTGCAAAAGTGTGATGTTGAGGTTGATTTTAGCGCATCCGAGTTCGTGACTGATCTCACGCCAAAGGTAGCAAAAAAGGCTAGCAAGCTCTTTAGCGTCTTTGAAAAAGATATAAAATCGCATAAAAACGTGGAGAATTTACACGCTGTGAAGATGGCATTTGATGACGATCTTGAGCTAAACGAGAATAAATTTAAGCTTGTATTTTTATTTGATGACGCAAAGCCACTTAGCGTAGAAGCCGTCTATCTCAAGCTCTACTTGATCTCGCTTGGCAAGGTCGCACCTAGGACGATCGTGCTTGATGGAGCCTTTGGAGTGCTACCAAATGTCGCATGGACTAGCCAAAACATACCGATCGAGCTTGAGTGGCTAAGAGAAAATGAAATTTCTTTAAAGATGTTTGGCGAGTATCCAGCGATCGTGAGCGTGGATAAATTCCCAAGATTTCTAAGTCACATCATCCCAGCTGATAACACGAGAATTTTAGACGCTGCTAAAGTCCGCATGGGCGCTGCTGTGCATCCTGGCACAGTCGTCATGCCAGGAGCTGCTTATATCAACTTTAATGCAGGCACGACTGGCGGCGTGATGGTTGAAGGCAGGGTTAGCAGCTCTGTTGTCGTGGGCGAGGGCAGTGACGTTGGCGGCGGAGCTAGCATACTTGGCGTGCTAAGCGGCACGAATGGCAACCCTGTAAGCATAGGCAAACACTGCTTGCTTGGCGCAAACTCAGTTACTGGCGTGCCACTTGGCGATAACTGCATCGTGGATGCTGGCATAGCGGTACTTGAGGGCACAAAGGTCTATATCTCGGCCAGCGAGCGCGAAAAGCTAGCTAAGCTAAATCCTAGCTTTAAATTTGAAGCTGAAATTTACAAAGCGCTTGAGCTTGGCGGGCTAAACGGGCTTCATTTTAGACAAAATAGCCAAACAGGTCAGATCACTGCAAGTGCAAGCAAAAGGGCGATCAAGCTAAATGAGGCACTTCATTAA
- a CDS encoding DUF4172 domain-containing protein encodes MAHPNYPNFSFDKREIDAIIKKLEQNHEILKEITSKISRSDLLKAQISALEDEIISSSLIEGERLNRSSIRSSVKKRLDENFDCLADTYATRHSDNLVSLLLDANLNKAPMNFERLHGWHNALFEYSQSKNHKIKRAKFRDDEMSVVSAPSKNVQIHYEALPAERVEDEIF; translated from the coding sequence ATGGCACATCCCAACTACCCAAATTTCTCTTTCGATAAAAGAGAGATAGACGCCATCATAAAAAAGCTAGAGCAAAATCACGAAATTTTAAAAGAGATAACAAGCAAGATCAGCAGAAGCGATCTTTTAAAGGCGCAAATTAGCGCACTTGAAGATGAAATAATAAGCTCATCTCTCATAGAGGGCGAGAGACTTAATAGATCAAGCATTCGCTCGTCGGTAAAAAAGAGACTAGATGAAAATTTTGACTGCTTAGCTGACACTTATGCGACTAGACATAGCGATAATCTAGTCTCGCTTTTGCTTGATGCAAATTTAAACAAAGCTCCTATGAACTTCGAGCGGCTACATGGCTGGCACAATGCCTTGTTTGAATATAGCCAAAGCAAAAACCACAAGATAAAAAGAGCTAAATTTAGAGATGATGAGATGAGTGTCGTCTCAGCTCCTTCAAAAAATGTGCAAATCCACTACGAAGCCTTGCCAGCAGAGCGCGTAGAGGATGAAATTTTTTAA
- a CDS encoding Mrp/NBP35 family ATP-binding protein: protein MLNKEEVLNRLKGVIYPGFEKDIVSFGFVKNVEIGEKILIEVEIVSSSSDVANELKTDIKRVMGSNEYVLNLIQPKIPEEKSNTQSGKNIAPQVKNFVMVSSGKGGVGKSTTTLNLAISMAKLGKKVGILDADIYGPNIPRMLGEVNTQPQVVGNKLKPILSHGVEMMSMGVLMEEGMSLIWRGSMIMKAIEQLLRDVLWSELDVLFLDMPPGTGDAQLTLAQSVPVTAGVCVTTPQVVALDDSKRALDMFEKLHIPIAGVIENMSGFICPDNGKEYDIFGKGTTEEVAKAYNTQILAEIPIEPAVRVGGDNGKPVSFYEPNSVTAKRYESAAARLWEIIENINNGGGADNSAIQPVNDGKSACSK, encoded by the coding sequence ATGTTAAATAAAGAAGAGGTCTTAAACAGACTAAAAGGTGTCATATATCCGGGATTTGAGAAGGATATAGTTAGCTTTGGTTTTGTAAAAAACGTGGAGATCGGCGAGAAAATTTTAATCGAAGTAGAGATCGTTAGCTCAAGCTCTGACGTGGCAAATGAGCTAAAAACGGACATCAAGCGTGTTATGGGCTCAAATGAGTACGTGCTAAATTTGATCCAGCCAAAGATACCTGAGGAGAAAAGTAACACTCAAAGTGGCAAAAATATCGCACCTCAAGTTAAAAATTTTGTAATGGTAAGCTCTGGAAAAGGCGGCGTTGGTAAATCAACCACGACGCTAAATTTAGCCATCTCAATGGCAAAACTAGGCAAAAAAGTGGGTATCTTAGACGCTGACATCTACGGACCAAATATCCCAAGAATGCTTGGCGAAGTAAATACTCAGCCACAAGTCGTTGGCAACAAGCTAAAACCGATACTTAGCCATGGCGTGGAGATGATGAGTATGGGCGTTTTGATGGAGGAGGGTATGAGCCTTATCTGGCGTGGCTCGATGATCATGAAAGCGATCGAGCAGCTGCTAAGAGACGTGCTTTGGAGCGAGCTTGATGTATTGTTTCTCGACATGCCTCCAGGAACGGGCGACGCGCAACTAACTCTAGCTCAAAGCGTGCCAGTAACAGCAGGTGTCTGCGTCACAACGCCTCAAGTAGTAGCACTTGATGATAGCAAACGTGCGCTTGATATGTTTGAGAAGCTTCACATCCCAATCGCTGGCGTCATCGAAAATATGAGCGGCTTCATCTGCCCAGATAACGGCAAAGAGTATGATATCTTTGGCAAAGGCACGACTGAAGAGGTGGCAAAGGCTTACAACACTCAAATTTTAGCTGAAATTCCTATCGAGCCAGCTGTTAGAGTGGGTGGCGATAATGGCAAACCAGTTAGCTTCTATGAGCCAAACTCAGTCACTGCAAAACGCTACGAGAGCGCAGCTGCAAGGCTTTGGGAGATAATAGAAAATATAAATAACGGCGGCGGGGCTGATAACTCAGCGATCCAGCCAGTAAATGACGGCAAGAGTGCTTGCTCGAAGTAA